TGTTTTTGAACTTCCTGTTAAATTACCACAATACTTAGTTGATGAAATTACAGATATGGCTTTGAAAGCATACAAGGCATTAGGAATGAAGGGAATGGCTCGGATTGACTTTTTAGTTGACAGCAATAATGTCCCTTATCTTGGTGAACCAAATACATTACCAGGATTTACTAACATTAGTCTGTACCCTCAAATGTGGGAAGTTTCTGGTATTTCATATACTGACTTGATTGATCGGTTAATTCAATTAGGATTACAAGAATTTGAACGAAACAGCAAGATTAAATACGACTTCCGTAAGCTTGGTACTGAACGTGTTGGTCAAAAGAAATATAACGAAGACTAAATGAGACTCCGAGGAGACGTATTAAAACAAATTCGTCGCAAGCGTGGATTGTCCCAAACGGCTTTAGCTGAAGGGATTTGTACTCAAGCGACAATCAGCCTAATGGAAAAACAAAATCGCTTACCCAAAATGGATATTTTAACGGCAATATGTGAACGCTTAAATATTTCTTCTGATCGAATTGTCGAAAATGAAGTTAGTGGAATTAATGAAACATTCAACCAAATCGTTGATAATTTGATTTCACGCAATTTTGAAGATGCTTCAGCGCTTTTGAAGAAGGTTCATGTAAAAAATCTAGAAAGTGATTTTGATAAACAACGTTACTACTATCTAGTAGGAATGGTTCAAGTTGAAAGTAATCAAATTGATGAAGCCATTTTTAATTTTGAACTTGTTTTAACTCAATTTGCTACTACTAGTGCTAATATTTATTTAGCTATGACAACTGCAGGAATGGCGCTTGCTTACTTAAAACGTGGTGATAAAGAACGGGCAGCACGGTTAACTAACCGGTCTGTAAAACTGATTGATAATAAAAAATTGATTGGGAGCCTTTATCAATGGGCATCAATTGATTGTCAAATTGCAGAATTATATCTGCAACTTGAAGACCCTGATAACGCTATTGAAGTTGCTAATAAGGGAATTGAACTTTGTCGGGAACATGATTCATTATTCTTATTAGATGAACTATATCTTTGTATAGGTCGTAGCTACATCCTAAAGAACGACAAGGAAGAAGCTAAAAAGGCTTTAAAGATTGCTGAAAGTCTTAGCATTGCTCGTAATGGATCAGTAGCAGAAGATACAATTCTATTAGAGTTAAAGAATTTAGAAATTTAAGTCCCGAAATGTCAATTTAAGTTAGAAAAAAAGTAGTTGCTCATCAGTGACATACTTCATGAATACCTCGTAAGGTGTTTGATAGCCCAATGACTTGCGAGGAATGTTGTTCCGGTAACTCATTATTTGAGCAACCTCTTCATCAGCTAGGTGGCGGAGATCGCGGCCTTTGTGGAGCCCATCGCGCCGCAGAAGGCCGTTGTTGTTCTCGTTTAACCCCCGTTGGTTAGGTGCCCCCACCTCGGCAAAGTAGGTCTGGAGGTCAAATTGGTTGGCAATTACTCGCCAGTCAGCGAACTCCTTCCCATTGTCGAAGGTAATCGACTTGAAGAAGTGGGGTGGAAACTTTGCCAACCATTCCTGTAAGTGCTGGATCACACTGGTGGCCGTCTTACTATGGACGTTAAGCTTAACGTCCATAGTAAGACGGCCACCAGTGTGATCCAGCACTTACAGGAATGGTTGGCAAAGTTTCCACCCCACTTCTTCAAGTCGATTACCTTCGACAATGGGAAGGAGTTCGCTGACTGGCGAGTAATTGCCAACCAATTTGACCTCCAGACCTACTTTGCCGAGGTGGGGGCACCTAACCAACGGGGGTTAAACGAGAACAACAACGGCCTTCTGCGGCGCGATGGGCTCCACAAAGGCCGCGATCTCCGCCACCTAGCTGATGAAGAGGTTGCTCAAATAATGAGTTACCGGAACAACATTCCTCGCAAGTCATTGGGCTATCAAACACCTTACGAGGTATTCATGAAGTATGTCACTGATGAGCAACTACTTTTTTTCTAAATTAGTCGATTGGCGACTAATTTTATAAATAATTTAAAATCCGGACTACGATTTTTGAATCGATCAAAAATCATAGTCCGGATTTTACTGTTAGAGAACCAAGAATTAATAGTTAATTCCCAGTCTCTTGGACATTGCCCAATTATCTACACAATTAAAAACTAAAACCCCAGCAATGGTATATTTAATTTTAGGGAAACAACAGGTCCTTCAACAGCAGGCAATTGATGCCTTTATAAGCCTTATTCCAGAGAATGAACAGGTTATGAATGTTGGTCGATATGATATGGAAGCCACACCATTGGCAGTTGCTTTGGATGATGCGATGGCGACTCCATTTTTTGGTGAACGACGATTAGTTATTATCAATAAACCGTTCTTCTTAACTGGTGAGAAAAGACATTCGAAAGTTGAACATGATTTGGATAGCTTAAAAAAGTATCTTGAACACCCTGAACCGTCTACAATTTTAGTTTTTGCGGCCCCTTATGAAAAGCTTGATGGACGAAAAGGGATTGTAAAGCAATTAAAGAAGACAGCAGTTTTAGTTGATGCTAGTCCACTTGATGAACGAGCAGCTCGTCAAAGAGTGAGAACTCAATTATCAACTGCTGGTTTTGAAATATCAGAAGCTGCTTTGGATGAGTTGGTTCAACGGACTAATGCGGATTATGGGATGATGGATGCAAGCTTAACTAAATTAAAGATTTTGGCTTACCATGAAAAAAAGATTGATCAAAACATGGTAGCCGCTCTAGTTCCGCAATCATTAGATGAAAATGTATTTGATTTAGTCACTGCGGTTCTTAAGCATAATCAAATAAAGGCCTTAGATCTCTATCAACAGCTATTAGCGGGCCAGCAACCGCCGTTAAGGATTAATGCAGTGCTAGTAGGGCAGTTTCGGCTGTTGATTCAAATAAAAGTATTAAGTAAACGCGGCCTTACGCAAGGGAGTCTAGCGAGTCAGCTTAATGTCCATCCTTATCGGATTAAATTGGGATTAAAAACTGCGCGTGATTTCTCAATGCAGGCGTTAGAAAACGCCTATTTGGGATTAATTCGTATTGAACAATCGTTAAAAACGACACAACGCGATCCTTCACTTTTGTTTCAGTTATTTATGTTACAGTATTCTCAGCAGAGCAAAGGAGCATGAGTGCTGATATGTTTATTGATGGCGATTTTATGTTACAGTTTACAAAAAAATTGGACAACTATTACGGCGAATAAGCAAATGGAAGTTACTCAAAAAATATTAGTTTACCCTGATGAATTAAAATTCAATGGAAATTTTATGACAGGAACTGCAATCGACATTCAAACTGGACAACGTGAAGCAATAATGATGTCGTTTAAGTCACCCCAGATGCTAAAAAATATTGATAAGCTTACAACACCCTCGATATGGCTTATTAATGGGCAATTAAAACCGATTATTCCCCGTACAAATGAAAATCAATTTGATAATTTGACTTATAATCACCATCGCCGGATCTGTAATCAAGTTCAAATTAACCGGGTAGAGCAAATGGTTAGGCAAAAAAGAGGAATAGTTGGCTGGTGTCATACATTAAGAAAGCGAATCGGCCTCTACTTTGAAACTTTACCGCCTCCTCTTAGTACGTATTGCCAACAATTAATAATTGGTAGCAGTAATGAGGATTCGGCTGAATTAATGGTAAGTATTAAAAGGCTTGGTCTGCTTCATCTTTTTTGCATTTCAGGAATGCATATCGTGCTTTTCACTGATTTATTACGGCGGCTGTTAGTTCATTTATGGTGGCGTAAAGAATCAATTGATTTATTTTTAATTATCATTTTACCGTTTTATCTTCTCGTTGGTGGTGGAGCAACAAGCTTGATAAGAGCAACCATTATGGCTGAGCTTGGTCTTCTTCATCGATATTTAAATTTGGACAGTCTTGATGGATGGGCACTGAGCTTATTAATTGGATTAGTTATTGATCCGTTGCTATTGCTTACATTAGGCGGTCAATTAAGCTATTTGCTTTCTTTTATTCTTCAAGTTCTTCCAGAATCAGTACGTGGTTTTAAGCAGTCTTTATTATTGAATTTAATTAGTTTGCCTTCGTTATTGAGTTATGTATATGAGGTTCATCTTCTGAGTTTTGGGGTTAGTTATTTAATAATTCCGCTATTTTCGACAGTTGTTTTTCCAGCGGTCTTGGTTGGGGCACTTAGTTTTAAGCTTTTTGAACCACTCGCGTATCTAATTAATGCTGGTTTAAAATGTTTTCAATATATTTTAAATTGGTTATCTGATTTTCCAGGAATGATTCATTTTGGGAAGCCACCGTTAATTTTGGCCCTTCTATTATTTGCGGCATCTTTATTTGTTATTTCTCAAGAGACATCTTTAAAATCATGGAAGATATTAGCCTTATTGTATGTAATTACTGGAGGGATAATTCATTTTCCACTTAATGGCGAAGTTACCTTTGTTGATATTGGACAGGGGGACTCGATAATTATTAGAGAACCTTTTAATCGACGGGTAACAATGATTGATACAGGAGGCAAATTAAATTTTAAAAAGCCGGATTGGGCGACTTCAAAGCATTCTCAAGATGATGCCCAACGAATAACCATTAATTATTTGAAAAGTAAAGGCATCAGGCAAATTGATAATATTTGTTTAACTCACCATGATGCAGATCATATCGGCTATTTAACAACGATTTTGGATAATATAGCAGTGAAAAGACTGATTGTCCCAGCGGGGATGGAAAGACAACCAGCACTTCTTAATAAAGTAAGGACTGCTGAAAAGTCATCGCCAATGATAATTCCGGTGACTGATAATGTTAAGTTGTCATCATTTCCATTGCAAATTCTACATCCTTTTGTTCCGGGTGAAGGGAAAAATGAAGATTCTTTAGTGTTAGCTGGGAAATTTGGTGGGAAAAGATTCCTTTTTACTGGGGATTTGGACCAGGAAAATGAAGAAAAAGTTATTCAAAAGTATCCGCAACTAAAGTCAGATATCTTAAAAGCTGGTCATCATGGCAGTAAAACTGCTAGTAGTTATTTATTTTTGCAGACAGTTGCTCCTAAGTATGCGATAATTTCAGCTGGACGATTTAATAGGTATCGCCATCCTGATGAAATAACAATAAAAAATTTTCAAAGATTAAATATTAATTACTTATCAACGCAGCAATTTGGAATGATACAATATGTATACCATGGTCGAAATGGAAAAATAAAAACAACATTGAGGGGAGATGAGACAAGTTGGACATTGCCCAATTATCTACACAATTAAATGAAACCGAGAATTGATTGGGACCAGTATTTTATGATTCAAGCAGCTTTATTGGCGTCGCGAAGTACCTGCAACCGCCTTTCAGTAGGTGCAGTTTTAGTTCGTGATAAGCGAATAATTGCCGGTGGGTACAATGGATCAGTTGCTGGCGATGCACATTGTATTGATGAAGGCTGCTATTTACGTGATGGACATTGTGTACGAACTATTCATGCAGAAATGAATGCTCTTTTACAGTGTGCTAAGTTTGGTATTTCTGCTGATGGGGCAAGTATTTATGTAACAGATTTTCCTTGTTTACAATGTACCAAAAGTTTATTGCAGACTGGAATTAAGGAGATAAATTATATTCGTAATTATCACAATGATGATTATGCAATGAAATTACTTAAACTAAAAAATGTTGCGCTTCATCAGATTAAATTAGATAGTGATATTTTAGAAGAGGTCGATCTGGACCAGTATATCAACCCAGATCAAAAATAGATGCAGCAATTATCAGAATTATGGATAAAATATCGAGTACAAGTGCTGATGATAGTGATTGCTGCAGTAGTTGGGGGATATTGGATACTTAATAAAAATAATAACGATGCTTTAATTTCAAATACTAATGCTGTTTTAACAAGTAGCGAAACAGGAAGTAGTTTAACTTCTACCACTACGATGAAAGGGACCGTTGCAATTGATATAAAGGGTGCCGTAAAAATGCCCGGAGTTTATGAATTGAAAGCAGATGATCGTGTGAACGAAGCCTTGAAAGCGGCAGGTGGACCACTACCCAATGCAGACTTGCGCCAAGTAAATCTTGCTAAACAATTAACAGACCAGCAGATGATCTATATTCCTCTTCAAGGCGAAACGCCAATAGTTTCCAGCAGTACAGAACCATCAGCAGCTAATAATGAAAATGGCAGCGATAGTTCTGCAAAGATAAATCTAAACACGGCTACCAAAGAACAACTATGTCAAATTACAGGGATTGGCGATAAAAAAGCCGATTTAATATTGCAATATCGACAAGAACACGGTCAATTTAAGAGTATTGACGAACTTAAAGAAATAAATGGTTTTGGCGAAAAAACTGTTGCTAAACTAAAAGATCACCTATCTATCTAGTTGCGACGGATAGGAATTATTTTAGGGCTTGTCCTTTTACTAGGCTGCTTTTTGTTCTGGCCCCTAAATTCTTATATTGAAAGTCCGGGAACAGCTGCTGATTTACAGTCTTTTGTTAAAATAAAGGGACACCCCGATCGATATAAGGGAAGTTTTATGTTGACGTCGGTGGCGATTCAACGTGCCCATCCTGCAACATATTTATATGCCAAAATGATGCCCTATATGTCAATTGAGAGTGCGGAAGATGTAACTGGTGGTCAAAATAGTGCAACGTATGACCGTGTCCAAAAATTTTATATGGATAGCTCGATTAACGAGGCAATTGCAGTTGCTTATAATGCCGCTCACCAAAAAGTAACGCGACGCTATCTAGGAATTTATGTATTGCAAGTTCAGCCTAATTCTAAATTTAAACATGATATTCATGTTGGGGACACAATTACAAAAGTAGATGGTCATCACTTTAATACCGCTCAAGGCTTTCAAAAATATATTGGTGCTAAAAAAGTTGGCACTCCGTTAGTGGTTACTTATACTCGAGATGGGAAAACTAAAACTGTCACCCATCCGCTTGTTAAAATTACCAATACTAATAAGCCAGGAATTGGGATCATTCTTACTAACAATATGCAAGTTAAGACTAAGGTTCCAGTAAAGGTTGATGCTGGTCAATATGGCGGGCCATCTGGTGGCTTAATGTTCAGTTTGCAAATATATCAACAAATTAGTGGAAAAGATTTGCAACGGGGACGTAAAATCGCTGGAACTGGAACAATAAATTCAGACGGGACCGTTGGAGAAATTGGTGGAATTGACAAGAAAGTAATCGCTGCGCACCGTGCGGGAGCCACTATTTTCTTTGCCCCTTATATAAAACCAACGAAAGAGATTCTTAAGTATGAAGAAGGTCATCTGACTAATTATCAAATGGCTAAAAAAGCAGCTAAGAAATATGCACCAGGAATGAAGGTTGTCCCTGTCACTTCCTTTGACGAAGCAGTGAAATATTTACAAACGCATAAGTAAATGAAAGTTGCAGTTTTTCCTGGATCATTTGACCCATTAACACTTGGACATTTAGATTTAATTAAGCGAGGAAGTGCGTTGTTTGATCAATTGGCAGTGGCGGTAATGACTAATGAAAGTAAAAACCCGCTGTTTACTGTTGAAGAACGAGTAGCGCAAATTAAAGAGGCTGTTAGTGGGCTAGATAATGTTTCGGTTATTACAACGGAAGGCTTAACTGTTGATCTAATGAACCGCATTGGTGCAGATTACTTAATGCGTGGTTTGCGTAATACTACTGATTTTCAATATGAACGTGATATTGCGGCGATGAATAACTTTTTAGATGATCAGTGTGAGACCGTCTTTTTCCTTGCTAAGCCTGAATATCAGCACTTATCTAGTAGTTTGCTGAAAGAAGTAACATCGGCTGGGGGAGATATCTCAGCTTACCTTCCCGCTAATATTAATGAAGCACTAAAAAAGCGTTTAATGGAACGAGAAATGTTACGGGTTAAGAAAGACAATGAAAAAGCAAGATAAATGAGAATTGTTGCAGGAGACTTCGGGGGACGAAAGCTAAGTGCTGTTCCGGGAATGGCAACTCGTCCAACAACTGATAAAGTTAAAGAAGCATTATTTAATATAATCGGTCCTTACTTTAATGGCGGAACCAGTCTAGATTTGTTTGCCGGAAGCGGTGGATTAAGTATTGAAGCTGTATCGCGCGGAATCAGTCAGGCAGTCTTAGTTGATCGTCAATATCAAGCAATCAAAACAATTAAGAAGAATATTGACGTTACAAAACATGTTGAACAATTTAAAGTTTATAAAATGGACGCTCACAAAGCGTTGAATTTGTTTGCAAAAGACAAATTGAAATTTAACCTGGTCTTTTTAGATCCGCCCTATGCTAAACAGCAAATTGTTAATGATATGGAGCAGATGGTTAAAAATAATTTGCTAGCTAAAGATGCAATAATTGTGGCAGAAACAGATCAGAATGCGAAATTGCCGACAGATTTAGCTGAGTTTAACTTTATTCGTCGTCAAGAATATGGAATTACGGTTTTAACAATTTATCAATATAAAGGAGAATCAAAATAAATGTTTAAATTAATTCCACGGCGTTCCCTAATAATTTACATTAACAATAATCGTGTGATTCGAGCTCTTCGTCATTATGGTCAGATTGATTATATTTCCCGACGAATGCATTATGTGGTAATGTATGTAGACCAAAGTGATGTCGAAAAAATAAAAGAGAAGATAAGTCGATTACGCGCAGTGAAAAAGGTTGAATTATCAGCTCGGCCAGATTTAGACCCGACGTTAGCTGATCTTGAATTAACAGGGGTCTATCAATTACATGATGAGGATGATAAAAAATGAGTGAAGAAAAAGAAATTAAGATTCCGTAAGATTCGTTCTGTATGGAATAACGTCCGCTACCTTGATTATTATATTTTAGTTCCTTACCTTGCTTTATGTTTAGTAGGAATTGTAATGGTCTATTCAGCTAGTGCTTCCATTGAAATGCAAAATGGTGGAACCCCATTAGGATATTTAGTAAAACAAACAATCTATGTTGTAATGGGAGTTGCGGTAATGGCATTTATGGCAAATTATCCTTTGCGGCATTATCGAACGCCAAGGTTTTTACGAGATTCAACATTGGTAGTTGGTGCTTTACTTGTCATTGTTTTGGTTTTTAGTCGGGCTGTTAACGGAGCTAAAGGTTGGATATCCTTGGGCTTCTTTAATATTCAACCGGTGGAAATTTGTAAGCTATATTTTATCTTATATTTAGCTGATCGAATGGCTAAAATTAGGCAACGTGGACAACATTTTACCACTGATGCTAAAGGTCCTTGGCTCATAATTGCAGTTTTTCTCGGGTTGATTATGATTCAACCAGATATTGGAGGAATGGCGATTAACGGAGCGATTATTGCAATCATGCTTTTAGCGGCGGATTATAAATGGGGCGTTGGTTTGGAAATAATTCTTGTCTTACCAGCGCTTGGCTACCTTGGATTGGAACGACTAGTTGAAAGTGGTTTGCTTCAAGGCGGTGGATACCAAGTTGCGCGTTTTGTTGCCTTTCTAAATCCCTTTGGAAATGCTAGTGGTTCAGGAAATCAATTAGTTAATTCCTATTATGCAATCAGCAATGGTGGTGTATTTGGGGTTGGACTTGGAAATAGTATTCAAAAAATGGGATATTTGCCAGAGCCCAATACCGACTTTATTATGTCAATTACTAGTGAAGAATTGGGTCTAGTCGGGGTAACGGCAATTTTAGTTACTTTACTCTTTTTGATCTGTCGTATTATTCAAGTTGGGGTGCGGGCAGATAGTTTGTATCAAACGCTCATCTGTTATGGCTCAGCAACATTCTTTACGATTGAAACACTCTTTAATATTGGTGGAGTTCTAGGACTCTTGCCGATTACGGGGGTTACCTTCCCATTTATTAGTTACGGGGGATCAAGTATGTTGATTCTTTCTGCAACGGTAGGCATTATAATGAATATTAGTATGCAGCAAAATCGGGATCGCTTGGTTATGGGGAAACCATTTATTCCTGAAACAGGAGGCGTAAAGAATGTTTAATTGAAAACTCGTGACGACATTCGTAACATTGCGATTATTGCCCACGTTGACCACGGTAAGACTACCTTAGTTAACGAAATGTTGAAGCAATCAGATACTTTACCAGAACACTTCTCAATTGAAGATCGTGCGATGGATACTAACGCTATTGAGCGTGAACGTGGTATTACTATTCTTTCAAAAAATACTGCTGTTAAATATGATAATCACCAAATTAACATCTTGGATACACCAGGACACGCGGACTTCGGTGGTGAAGTTGAACGTGTTATGAAGATGGTTGATGGTGTATTACTTGTTGTGGATGCTTTCGAAGGGACAATGCCTCAGACACGGTTCGTCCTTAAGAAGGCCCTTGAACAACACTTAACACCAATTGTTGTGATTAACAAGGTTGACCGTAAAGGTGCTCGTCCTGAAGAAGTTGTGGATGAAGTTCTTGACCTCTTTATCGAATTAGGTGCAGATGAAGATCAACTCGACTTCCCAGTTGTTTACACTTCAGCAATGAACGGTACTTCAAGTTATGATTCAGATGTTTCTACTCAAGAACACACCATGAAGCCATTGTTTGATACTATTATCAAGACAATCCCTGCTCCAGTAGACAATTCTGATGAACCACTTCAATTCCAAGTTGCTATCTTAGATTACAATGACTTCGTTGGTCGAATCGGTATCGGTCGTGTCTTCCGTGGTAAGATTAAGGTCGGCGATAATGTTACCTTAATGAAACTTGATGGCTCAAAGAAGAATTTCCGGGTTACTAAGCTTTTTGGTTTCTTCGGTTTGAAGCGGTTGGAAATTAATGAAGCTGAAGCTGGTGATTTGATTGCGGTTTCTGGGATGGAAGACATCAATGTTGGTGAAACTGTAGCTGATGCAGAACATCCCGAAGCAATTACTCCATTACGGATTGATCCACCTACATTACAAATGACTTTCCGGACTAACGATTCTCCATTCGCTGGTCGTGAAGGTAAATTTGTTACTGCCCGTCAGCTTGAAGATCGTTTGAAGCGTGAAATGCAAACTGATGTGTCCTTAAAGGTTGAAGATACTGATGATCCAGGTGCATGGACTGTTTCTGGTCGTGGGGAATTACACCTTTCTATCTTGATCGAAACATTACGTCGTGAAGGATATGAGTTATCTGTATCACGTCCACAAGTTATTTACCGTGAAATTGATGGAGTAATGAGTGAACCATTTGAAGAAGTTCAAATCGATACTCCAGATGAATATACTGGTGCAGTTATTGATAGCCTTTCTAAACGTAAAGGTGAAATGAAGAACATGGAACCAGGCGAAAATGGTCAAACTCGTCTTATCTTCTTAGCACCATCACGTGGCTTGATTGGATACTCAACTGAATTTATGACTATGACCCGTGGTTACGGAATCATGAGCCATACCTTTGAAAAATACGCACCAGTTATCAAGAACTGGAACCCTGGTCGTCAAAAGGGTACTCTTGTGTCCATGAATGCTGGTAAGGCTACTACTTACGCAATGATGGGTATCGAAAGTCGTGGTCAATTATTAATTGATCCAGGTACGGAAGTTTACGAAGGTATGATCGTTGGTGAAAACAGTCGTGAAAATGATATTACTGTTAACATCACCAAGGGTAAGAACTTAACGAACGTTCGTGCTGCTGGTTCTGATGAAATGGCTCACATTAAGACCCCTACTCACTTCTCCCTTGAAGAATCACTCGAATTCTTAAATGAAGATGAATACTGTGAAGTAACTCCAGAAAATATCCGTTTACGGAAGAAGACCCTTAACACAAATGCCCGTGAAAAGGAAGCTAAGCGTCGTCGTGCTGCTTCACGGAAGTAAATGATTAGTATTGAAGAGTTAGATCAAAAAGCACAACAAATAATTCGTCAAGCAGGTCAAAATGCATACCAGAAAATGGAAAATGATTACCAGATTGATACAAAGACGAATTATACTGACCTTGTAACGACAATTGACCGGGAAAATGAACAATTAATAAATGATCAACTACGAAAAATTGATCCTGATAGTCAAATTTTAAGTGAAGAAGGATTTGGCGACAAACAAATAAGCAATATGCAAGGACATGTTTGGATTGTTGATCCGATTGATGGAACAATGAATTTTGTTAAGCAGCATAATAATTTTGCTGTTATGTTAGCATTGTATGTTGACGGTCAACCGATGCTTGGCTATATTTTAGATGTAATTAATAATCGTCTTTACCATGGTCGAAAGGGTGCTGGTGTTTATGTTAACAACCAAAAAATTGGCCAGCCAGCTGACTTAGGCTTGCGAGAGAGTTTGTTAGCGATGAATCGGACATTAACTTTAAGTGGTGATTCAGCATTAAAGAAAATCGCTCAAGACGCAATAGGCTTACGGATGTATGGAAGTGCGGGCATTGAGGTGATTGGTGTGATCACAGGTCAATTAGGTGGATATATCTCTAATTTGAAGCCATGGGACCTTGCTGCTGGGCGAATGTTAGCAGAAGAATTAGACTTAGTTGTGAAATCAATTGACGGTAGTTCTATTAATGTGTTATCATCTAATCTTGTATTAGTAGCAACGAGGCAGGTTAGTCGAGATATTCGACAGATCATCAATTAGATGAATTCACATAACTATAGTTATCCCCTTGATCTATCATGGACAACTAAAGAGATGGAAACGGTAATTGCCATGTTTAGGGCGGTTGAAGATGCTTATGAAGTTGCGATTGATAGAGATAAAATTTTAGATTGTTATCGTGCCTTTAAGCAAGTCGTTCCCTCAAAGGCTGAAGAGAAACAATTGGGTCGCGAATTTGAAAAGAATTCGGGTTATGTTCTCTACCGTGTTGTCAAAGCAGCACAAGAGTCAACAGATAAGCGAATTAAGATGGTTAGGCAAAAAAATGATTAGATGGCTGATGTTGAACAAAAGGATACAGTAATTGTTGGTGGAGGTCCTGGTGGTTATGTAGCCGCTATTCGAGCTTCAGA
The genomic region above belongs to Limosilactobacillus reuteri and contains:
- a CDS encoding helix-turn-helix domain-containing protein: MRLRGDVLKQIRRKRGLSQTALAEGICTQATISLMEKQNRLPKMDILTAICERLNISSDRIVENEVSGINETFNQIVDNLISRNFEDASALLKKVHVKNLESDFDKQRYYYLVGMVQVESNQIDEAIFNFELVLTQFATTSANIYLAMTTAGMALAYLKRGDKERAARLTNRSVKLIDNKKLIGSLYQWASIDCQIAELYLQLEDPDNAIEVANKGIELCREHDSLFLLDELYLCIGRSYILKNDKEEAKKALKIAESLSIARNGSVAEDTILLELKNLEI
- the holA gene encoding DNA polymerase III subunit delta, with the translated sequence MDIAQLSTQLKTKTPAMVYLILGKQQVLQQQAIDAFISLIPENEQVMNVGRYDMEATPLAVALDDAMATPFFGERRLVIINKPFFLTGEKRHSKVEHDLDSLKKYLEHPEPSTILVFAAPYEKLDGRKGIVKQLKKTAVLVDASPLDERAARQRVRTQLSTAGFEISEAALDELVQRTNADYGMMDASLTKLKILAYHEKKIDQNMVAALVPQSLDENVFDLVTAVLKHNQIKALDLYQQLLAGQQPPLRINAVLVGQFRLLIQIKVLSKRGLTQGSLASQLNVHPYRIKLGLKTARDFSMQALENAYLGLIRIEQSLKTTQRDPSLLFQLFMLQYSQQSKGA
- a CDS encoding DNA internalization-related competence protein ComEC/Rec2, with product MAILCYSLQKNWTTITANKQMEVTQKILVYPDELKFNGNFMTGTAIDIQTGQREAIMMSFKSPQMLKNIDKLTTPSIWLINGQLKPIIPRTNENQFDNLTYNHHRRICNQVQINRVEQMVRQKRGIVGWCHTLRKRIGLYFETLPPPLSTYCQQLIIGSSNEDSAELMVSIKRLGLLHLFCISGMHIVLFTDLLRRLLVHLWWRKESIDLFLIIILPFYLLVGGGATSLIRATIMAELGLLHRYLNLDSLDGWALSLLIGLVIDPLLLLTLGGQLSYLLSFILQVLPESVRGFKQSLLLNLISLPSLLSYVYEVHLLSFGVSYLIIPLFSTVVFPAVLVGALSFKLFEPLAYLINAGLKCFQYILNWLSDFPGMIHFGKPPLILALLLFAASLFVISQETSLKSWKILALLYVITGGIIHFPLNGEVTFVDIGQGDSIIIREPFNRRVTMIDTGGKLNFKKPDWATSKHSQDDAQRITINYLKSKGIRQIDNICLTHHDADHIGYLTTILDNIAVKRLIVPAGMERQPALLNKVRTAEKSSPMIIPVTDNVKLSSFPLQILHPFVPGEGKNEDSLVLAGKFGGKRFLFTGDLDQENEEKVIQKYPQLKSDILKAGHHGSKTASSYLFLQTVAPKYAIISAGRFNRYRHPDEITIKNFQRLNINYLSTQQFGMIQYVYHGRNGKIKTTLRGDETSWTLPNYLHN
- a CDS encoding ComE operon protein 2, which translates into the protein MKPRIDWDQYFMIQAALLASRSTCNRLSVGAVLVRDKRIIAGGYNGSVAGDAHCIDEGCYLRDGHCVRTIHAEMNALLQCAKFGISADGASIYVTDFPCLQCTKSLLQTGIKEINYIRNYHNDDYAMKLLKLKNVALHQIKLDSDILEEVDLDQYINPDQK
- a CDS encoding helix-hairpin-helix domain-containing protein; translated protein: MQQLSELWIKYRVQVLMIVIAAVVGGYWILNKNNNDALISNTNAVLTSSETGSSLTSTTTMKGTVAIDIKGAVKMPGVYELKADDRVNEALKAAGGPLPNADLRQVNLAKQLTDQQMIYIPLQGETPIVSSSTEPSAANNENGSDSSAKINLNTATKEQLCQITGIGDKKADLILQYRQEHGQFKSIDELKEINGFGEKTVAKLKDHLSI
- a CDS encoding SepM family pheromone-processing serine protease; translated protein: MRRIGIILGLVLLLGCFLFWPLNSYIESPGTAADLQSFVKIKGHPDRYKGSFMLTSVAIQRAHPATYLYAKMMPYMSIESAEDVTGGQNSATYDRVQKFYMDSSINEAIAVAYNAAHQKVTRRYLGIYVLQVQPNSKFKHDIHVGDTITKVDGHHFNTAQGFQKYIGAKKVGTPLVVTYTRDGKTKTVTHPLVKITNTNKPGIGIILTNNMQVKTKVPVKVDAGQYGGPSGGLMFSLQIYQQISGKDLQRGRKIAGTGTINSDGTVGEIGGIDKKVIAAHRAGATIFFAPYIKPTKEILKYEEGHLTNYQMAKKAAKKYAPGMKVVPVTSFDEAVKYLQTHK
- the coaD gene encoding pantetheine-phosphate adenylyltransferase — its product is MKVAVFPGSFDPLTLGHLDLIKRGSALFDQLAVAVMTNESKNPLFTVEERVAQIKEAVSGLDNVSVITTEGLTVDLMNRIGADYLMRGLRNTTDFQYERDIAAMNNFLDDQCETVFFLAKPEYQHLSSSLLKEVTSAGGDISAYLPANINEALKKRLMEREMLRVKKDNEKAR
- the rsmD gene encoding 16S rRNA (guanine(966)-N(2))-methyltransferase RsmD, whose translation is MRIVAGDFGGRKLSAVPGMATRPTTDKVKEALFNIIGPYFNGGTSLDLFAGSGGLSIEAVSRGISQAVLVDRQYQAIKTIKKNIDVTKHVEQFKVYKMDAHKALNLFAKDKLKFNLVFLDPPYAKQQIVNDMEQMVKNNLLAKDAIIVAETDQNAKLPTDLAEFNFIRRQEYGITVLTIYQYKGESK